One genomic segment of Rivularia sp. PCC 7116 includes these proteins:
- a CDS encoding SMI1/KNR4 family protein, protein MEFSKSVDSVYLSHLSQQIQQLASDEASALLFEGSALILLAGYLNIACQLFVKLEYGELAISEGSALARPLKSIIPGLCNCVGASSLRELSLSEHINNIKVNGIAKTRFDFFGFLLDLQIKRWWESSNSLISVLYYFGHFPNAIKRLESGVLQEYIKVSREQAQEFLNCVNQRKYKTEITASIPKVEDWQSFLQKWDKEIFENLDDIDIERYESWFPEIVKRKSCLNRGATEKEINILEERLQTKLSQSYKNFLLACNGFTILDEYCELYGTNAIKWFIEENRQSAEIWDDGYDVSDEEYFQYGKHQDCGCIRGKYMKTTLQISSTEDGYVYLLNPRVIDSNNEWEAWDFGTKISGAYRYRSFWEMMQSVYQRYFDC, encoded by the coding sequence ATGGAATTTTCAAAGTCTGTAGATTCAGTTTATCTATCTCACCTTTCACAGCAAATTCAACAGCTAGCATCTGATGAAGCGTCTGCATTATTGTTTGAGGGTAGTGCTTTAATTTTATTAGCGGGTTATCTCAATATTGCTTGTCAGCTATTCGTTAAATTAGAATACGGTGAGCTAGCGATAAGTGAAGGAAGTGCGCTTGCTCGCCCGTTGAAGTCAATTATCCCAGGTTTGTGTAATTGTGTGGGTGCCTCTTCTTTGAGGGAATTGTCTTTAAGTGAGCATATTAACAATATCAAGGTTAATGGTATAGCCAAGACAAGATTTGATTTTTTTGGGTTTCTACTAGATTTACAGATAAAAAGGTGGTGGGAGTCTTCAAATAGTTTAATAAGTGTTTTGTATTACTTTGGTCATTTTCCGAATGCGATTAAAAGATTGGAGTCTGGTGTTTTACAAGAATATATTAAAGTTTCTCGGGAACAAGCTCAAGAATTTCTCAATTGTGTAAACCAACGAAAATATAAAACTGAGATTACTGCTTCTATTCCGAAAGTGGAAGATTGGCAAAGTTTTTTGCAGAAATGGGATAAGGAAATATTTGAGAATTTAGATGATATTGATATAGAAAGGTATGAAAGTTGGTTCCCGGAGATTGTCAAACGTAAGAGTTGTTTGAATCGAGGAGCTACAGAAAAAGAAATTAATATACTAGAGGAAAGATTGCAAACAAAACTATCTCAAAGCTATAAAAACTTTCTTCTTGCTTGCAACGGTTTTACGATTTTGGATGAATACTGCGAATTATACGGTACGAATGCAATCAAATGGTTTATTGAAGAAAATCGACAATCGGCTGAAATTTGGGATGATGGCTATGATGTCAGCGACGAAGAATATTTTCAATACGGGAAGCATCAAGACTGCGGCTGTATAAGAGGTAAATATATGAAAACAACTTTGCAAATAAGTTCTACTGAAGATGGTTACGTTTATCTTCTCAATCCGCGAGTTATTGATTCAAACAATGAATGGGAAGCTTGGGACTTTGGCACTAAAATATCTGGTGCTTATCGTTATCGTTCGTTTTGGGAAATGATGCAATCTGTATATCAAAGATATTTTGATTGTTAA
- a CDS encoding bile acid:sodium symporter family protein, with product MQSSFLTTVFLPLALFIIMLGMGLGLTLNDFKRVFVEPKAVFLGLIAQLIVLPLTGFLLAMVFPLSPELAVGVMILAACPGGPTSNMMTYLVKGNVALSITLTAMSSLITVFTIPLVVNLAMQNFMGEAVALQLPFVKTVIQIAVVTFIPVTIGMLLHNYTPQVAAKVEKLVKWFSLFFLGLIIAGLLFKERDNVLGFFFEVGGVTLTLNLLTMALGYTIAILAKLDSLSAKAITVEVGIQNGTLAIAVATTLLNSPDMAIPAAIYSLIMFVTCGAFIGISNGLFIKSN from the coding sequence ATGCAATCAAGTTTTCTAACAACTGTCTTTCTACCCCTAGCTTTATTTATCATCATGCTGGGAATGGGATTGGGACTTACATTAAATGATTTTAAACGAGTATTTGTAGAACCCAAAGCTGTATTTTTGGGCTTGATAGCACAATTAATCGTTTTACCATTAACAGGTTTTTTATTAGCAATGGTTTTTCCGCTTTCACCAGAGTTAGCTGTGGGAGTAATGATTCTTGCAGCTTGTCCTGGTGGCCCTACTTCTAATATGATGACTTATTTAGTCAAGGGAAATGTTGCTCTTTCGATTACTCTTACTGCTATGAGTAGTTTAATTACAGTTTTTACTATTCCGTTGGTGGTCAACCTAGCGATGCAAAATTTTATGGGAGAAGCAGTTGCTTTACAGTTACCTTTCGTTAAAACGGTAATTCAAATTGCTGTAGTAACCTTTATTCCGGTGACTATAGGAATGTTATTACATAATTACACTCCCCAAGTTGCAGCCAAGGTGGAAAAACTAGTTAAATGGTTTTCTTTATTCTTCTTGGGATTAATTATCGCGGGTTTGCTTTTCAAGGAAAGAGATAATGTACTCGGCTTTTTCTTTGAGGTTGGTGGAGTTACTTTAACCTTGAATTTATTAACTATGGCTTTGGGTTATACTATTGCGATTCTTGCTAAACTCGATTCCCTCAGTGCCAAAGCAATAACTGTTGAAGTTGGAATTCAAAACGGTACACTAGCGATCGCAGTAGCAACTACTCTTCTAAATTCTCCAGATATGGCAATTCCAGCAGCAATATATTCTCTAATCATGTTCGTTACCTGTGGAGCCTTTATCGGAATTAGTAATGGTTTATTTATAAAGTCCAATTAA
- a CDS encoding iron uptake porin, whose product MKKIWKTLLASPSVLVATLILNATSVPAQTAATSDNIQEENLAQVTSVSQFSDVQPTDWAFQALQSLVERYGCIAGYPNNTFRGNRALTRFEFAAGLNACLDRINELIAVATSNVGSGDLSTIKRLQSEFSSELATLRGRVDAVEAKIAQIEANQFSTTSKLEGEVVIAATDVFEGNTPDKNTTLGTRARINFVSSFTGKDTLYARIQANNIPDTDEAALAFAGDADTNAYLDGLWYSFPLTKSTNVIAIANAGAADDVVDTVNQFDGDGAEGALSSFGTRNPIYYQMDGSGLGITQELGDSLSFSVGYLASENNDPSQGSGIFNGPYGALAQLTFEPSKRFKVGLTYINAYNQGLDAQGVDLATPYESDSYGVQATLGLSDKLVLGGWGGYTNTRSLSASGDADIWNWAVTLGLNDFGKKGNLAGVIFGMNPKVTDSSIAGLNKDDDTSYHIEGFYQHRVNDNISITPGVIWVTAPGNNSNNDEAVIGTLRTTFTF is encoded by the coding sequence GTGAAAAAAATCTGGAAAACTTTATTAGCAAGTCCATCTGTTTTAGTTGCAACTTTGATTTTGAACGCTACATCAGTTCCAGCACAAACAGCAGCTACATCGGATAATATTCAAGAAGAAAATTTAGCACAGGTAACTTCTGTTTCTCAATTTTCAGACGTACAACCTACAGATTGGGCATTTCAAGCATTACAATCTTTGGTAGAGCGTTACGGATGTATTGCTGGATATCCTAACAATACTTTTCGCGGTAATCGAGCTTTAACAAGATTTGAATTTGCTGCGGGTTTGAATGCTTGTTTGGATAGGATTAACGAACTAATAGCTGTTGCAACCAGCAATGTAGGTAGTGGAGATTTAAGTACAATCAAAAGATTGCAGTCTGAATTTTCCTCTGAGTTGGCAACATTGCGCGGTAGGGTAGATGCAGTTGAAGCAAAGATTGCTCAAATCGAAGCAAATCAATTTTCTACAACTTCCAAATTAGAGGGAGAAGTGGTTATTGCTGCAACTGATGTTTTTGAAGGTAATACACCAGATAAGAACACTACTTTAGGGACAAGAGCGCGGATTAATTTCGTTAGCAGTTTTACTGGTAAAGATACTCTTTATGCTCGTATCCAAGCTAATAATATTCCCGATACCGATGAAGCTGCTTTAGCTTTTGCTGGTGATGCAGATACCAATGCTTACTTAGATGGATTATGGTATAGTTTTCCGCTAACTAAGTCTACTAATGTCATTGCGATCGCGAATGCTGGTGCGGCGGATGATGTGGTAGATACCGTTAACCAATTTGATGGAGATGGTGCCGAAGGTGCTTTATCTAGCTTTGGTACTCGCAACCCGATCTATTATCAAATGGATGGTTCCGGATTGGGGATTACTCAAGAGTTGGGGGATAGTTTATCATTCAGTGTGGGTTATTTAGCAAGTGAAAATAACGACCCCAGCCAAGGAAGCGGTATATTTAATGGCCCTTACGGAGCTTTAGCTCAGTTAACTTTTGAACCAAGCAAGCGCTTTAAAGTTGGTTTAACCTATATCAATGCTTATAACCAAGGTTTGGATGCTCAAGGTGTAGATTTAGCTACACCATACGAGAGCGATTCTTATGGCGTGCAAGCAACATTAGGTTTAAGCGATAAATTAGTCTTAGGAGGCTGGGGAGGTTATACAAATACTCGCAGCTTAAGTGCAAGTGGTGATGCAGATATCTGGAACTGGGCTGTTACTTTAGGATTAAACGATTTCGGGAAAAAAGGTAATTTGGCTGGGGTAATTTTCGGTATGAACCCCAAAGTTACAGATTCGAGTATTGCCGGTTTAAATAAAGATGATGATACTTCATATCATATCGAAGGATTTTATCAGCATAGAGTTAATGACAATATCAGTATTACCCCAGGAGTTATTTGGGTAACAGCACCTGGTAACAACAGTAATAATGATGAAGCGGTAATTGGTACTCTTAGAACTACCTTTACTTTTTAA
- a CDS encoding iron ABC transporter substrate-binding protein produces MMHRKSLLAGFAALATTIASFAWFGDVADARQKRTLIIYSGRSEKLIGPLIKQARRDLNLDIKVRYGKTSQLAIALLEEGKNSRADLFFAQDAGALGALERRRRTLPIPIQILRKVPSRYRSPWGNWMGISGRARVIDYNTKLVKKSQLPKNIWELTKPKWRGKVAWAPTNGSFQSFVTGMRVMYGDKKTLQWLKAMKANRARKYPKNSAIVKALGRGEVHLGLVNHYYLARFKKTNPRFPVAHHSTRADAGAMINVAGVAVLRTTDQRKDVETLINYLLSRKSQSYFSQKTKEYPLRKGMKSPKGQIPLYRLNSPRINLTKLHSLEKTLNLLQQAGVI; encoded by the coding sequence ATGATGCACAGAAAGTCTTTACTAGCTGGGTTCGCAGCCCTCGCTACAACAATAGCTAGTTTCGCTTGGTTTGGGGATGTAGCAGATGCACGCCAAAAAAGAACTCTGATTATCTACTCGGGTAGAAGCGAAAAGCTAATAGGTCCGTTAATTAAACAGGCTCGAAGAGATTTGAACTTGGATATTAAAGTGCGTTACGGTAAAACCTCGCAATTAGCCATAGCACTACTTGAGGAAGGTAAAAATAGCCGTGCAGATTTATTCTTTGCTCAAGATGCTGGTGCTTTAGGTGCTTTGGAAAGAAGACGACGTACTTTACCAATTCCCATTCAAATACTTCGGAAAGTACCTTCTCGTTATCGTTCTCCTTGGGGTAATTGGATGGGAATTTCCGGACGGGCTAGGGTAATTGACTACAATACGAAGCTAGTCAAAAAAAGTCAGCTACCAAAAAATATTTGGGAATTAACCAAACCAAAATGGCGCGGCAAAGTTGCTTGGGCACCGACGAATGGCTCTTTTCAGTCTTTTGTAACTGGAATGCGAGTTATGTACGGTGACAAAAAGACTTTGCAATGGCTCAAAGCCATGAAAGCTAACCGTGCTAGAAAATACCCTAAAAATTCTGCAATTGTCAAAGCTTTGGGACGCGGTGAAGTTCATCTAGGATTAGTAAACCATTACTATTTAGCTAGATTCAAAAAGACTAATCCCAGATTCCCCGTTGCACATCACTCTACTCGTGCAGATGCAGGTGCAATGATTAATGTCGCTGGGGTAGCTGTATTGAGAACTACCGACCAAAGAAAAGATGTAGAAACCTTGATTAACTATCTACTCAGTCGCAAGTCACAAAGCTACTTCTCTCAAAAGACTAAAGAGTATCCTTTACGTAAAGGAATGAAGTCTCCCAAGGGACAAATTCCTCTCTATAGACTCAATTCTCCCCGAATCAACTTGACTAAATTGCATAGCTTAGAAAAAACTCTGAATCTGCTACAACAAGCTGGAGTAATCTAA
- a CDS encoding EfeM/EfeO family lipoprotein → MKTILRLLGLGLAALSLVFLTNCAQSSDVANNATTPEAQTVAANSSNYSEQVLAGIQYFQKEAQEQLPLAEKLLEALKSGDIEAAKTAYVNSRPPYEQIEVLAGNFEQEDTDIDARPYAFDGGAQDEAFKGFHRIEALVYREGNLKAAVPYGEGLIASINSLIDKLNDPSNFNAKDHFGGMIAVATEVPAKKISSEEETWSDQSLLIFKNNWIGINSQYAPFAALVREKDASIAQEVESAYQACLKSVEPFFTEGQVAAKPYSTVNAKQRDAIVDAAYNYVNALTKARDSLAIEA, encoded by the coding sequence ATGAAAACTATCTTACGTTTGTTGGGATTGGGGTTAGCAGCCTTAAGCCTAGTCTTCTTGACTAACTGTGCCCAATCATCAGACGTTGCTAATAATGCAACAACCCCTGAAGCACAGACAGTTGCAGCAAATAGTAGTAACTACAGCGAGCAGGTTTTAGCTGGTATTCAGTATTTTCAAAAAGAAGCTCAAGAGCAACTGCCTTTAGCAGAAAAGCTGCTTGAAGCTTTAAAAAGTGGCGATATTGAAGCTGCGAAAACAGCTTATGTAAATTCTCGTCCTCCCTACGAGCAAATTGAAGTCTTAGCTGGAAACTTTGAACAAGAAGATACCGATATTGATGCTCGTCCCTATGCTTTTGATGGGGGTGCTCAAGATGAAGCATTTAAGGGTTTCCACAGAATTGAAGCTTTAGTGTACCGCGAGGGTAATCTAAAAGCGGCCGTTCCTTATGGCGAAGGTTTAATCGCAAGTATTAATTCTTTGATTGACAAGTTGAACGATCCTAGTAATTTCAATGCTAAAGACCACTTCGGCGGTATGATTGCTGTAGCTACCGAAGTACCAGCCAAGAAAATTTCTAGCGAAGAGGAGACTTGGTCAGATCAAAGTTTGTTGATTTTCAAAAACAATTGGATTGGTATTAATTCTCAATACGCACCTTTTGCAGCACTTGTAAGAGAGAAAGACGCGAGTATAGCGCAAGAAGTTGAATCTGCTTATCAAGCTTGTTTAAAGAGTGTCGAACCATTCTTTACTGAAGGACAAGTTGCTGCTAAACCTTATAGTACTGTTAATGCTAAACAGCGAGATGCGATTGTTGACGCTGCATACAACTATGTTAATGCTTTGACTAAAGCTCGCGATAGTTTGGCTATTGAAGCATAA
- a CDS encoding HugZ family protein, whose translation MNIARAKAAYALLINTVRTVVLGTVSADNMPNVSYAPFVIDEAKNIYVFVSKLSIHAYNLQANPIASLMLIEDENKSKQIFARRRLTYSCKATTVDRNSTEWDCIVNKFEKRFGNIVYIIHNLPDINIIKFTPYEGLFIMNFGSIYKIKSDDLERLIYIEDVNNDSAS comes from the coding sequence ATGAATATAGCAAGAGCAAAAGCAGCATATGCTTTATTAATTAATACTGTTAGAACAGTAGTGTTAGGAACAGTTAGTGCGGATAATATGCCTAATGTAAGTTATGCGCCGTTTGTTATAGATGAAGCCAAAAATATTTATGTTTTTGTAAGCAAACTTTCCATTCATGCTTATAATCTTCAAGCAAATCCTATAGCCAGCTTAATGCTAATTGAAGATGAAAATAAAAGTAAGCAGATTTTTGCCCGTCGTCGTTTAACCTATTCTTGTAAAGCCACTACGGTAGACAGGAATAGTACGGAATGGGATTGTATAGTCAATAAATTTGAGAAAAGATTCGGAAATATTGTTTATATTATCCATAACTTACCGGATATTAATATTATTAAATTTACTCCTTATGAAGGTCTTTTCATCATGAATTTTGGTTCTATTTATAAAATAAAATCTGATGATTTAGAACGTCTCATTTATATTGAAGATGTAAATAATGATTCAGCAAGTTAA